One part of the Hydrogenobacter sp. T-2 genome encodes these proteins:
- the rplT gene encoding 50S ribosomal protein L20 — MRVKGPSSRKFKKKILKLAKGFRGQRKNVYRRAKEYVFRALQYQYRDRRQRKRQFRRLWIARINAAVRAHGFSYSKFMNGLSKAGITLNRKMLAEMAVRDPEGFSKIVEKAKEALAQPV, encoded by the coding sequence ATGCGTGTAAAGGGTCCATCCTCAAGGAAGTTTAAGAAGAAGATACTAAAGTTGGCAAAGGGCTTTAGAGGTCAGCGTAAGAACGTATACAGAAGGGCGAAGGAATATGTCTTTAGGGCTCTTCAGTATCAGTATAGAGATAGAAGGCAAAGAAAGAGACAGTTTAGAAGGCTCTGGATTGCTCGTATAAACGCAGCGGTCAGGGCTCATGGTTTCTCTTATAGCAAGTTTATGAATGGTCTATCAAAAGCTGGTATAACCCTAAACAGGAAGATGCTCGCAGAAATGGCAGTAAGAGACCCAGAAGGATTCTCCAAGATAGTGGAGAAGGCAAAGGAAGCGCTGGCACAACCTGTATGA
- the pheS gene encoding phenylalanine--tRNA ligase subunit alpha, which produces MIDFQKVQEELEGSIEAIKDLSQLQQLKAKYLGKNGLITQAIARIREVPPEERKEYGLRVNRLKEFAEELFKKKEEELKALEIEKRLSQEWIDLSVPLETELGSLHPITQTMKRIRDIFVSMGFSVMEGPEIELEEYNFDMLNIPKEHPAREMQDTFYVNKEGYLLRTHTSPVQIRTMLSQKPPIYIMAPGKVYRRDDDPTHSPMFHQVEGLAVDRDISFGHMKYTIETFLKEFFEVDVPVRFRASYFPFTEPSAEVDIGCVICGGSGCRVCKGSGWLEVMGCGMVHPQVLKNCQIDPEEYQGFAFGMGVERLAMLYFGIDNIKLFYENNLRFLKQF; this is translated from the coding sequence ATGATAGATTTTCAGAAAGTTCAAGAAGAGCTTGAAGGTAGTATAGAGGCTATAAAAGACCTCAGCCAACTGCAACAGCTCAAGGCAAAATATCTCGGGAAAAATGGTCTCATAACCCAAGCCATAGCACGCATAAGGGAAGTGCCACCAGAAGAAAGAAAAGAATACGGGCTTAGGGTAAACAGGCTAAAGGAGTTTGCGGAAGAGCTATTCAAGAAAAAGGAAGAGGAGCTCAAAGCCCTTGAGATTGAAAAGAGACTCTCTCAGGAGTGGATTGACCTTTCTGTGCCTCTTGAGACAGAACTTGGAAGCCTTCATCCCATAACTCAGACCATGAAAAGAATAAGGGACATCTTTGTTAGTATGGGCTTTTCTGTAATGGAAGGTCCAGAGATAGAGCTTGAAGAGTATAACTTTGACATGTTAAACATTCCAAAGGAGCATCCTGCAAGGGAGATGCAGGACACCTTCTATGTAAACAAAGAGGGCTATCTCTTAAGGACGCACACCTCTCCTGTGCAGATAAGAACCATGCTCTCTCAAAAGCCACCCATATACATAATGGCACCGGGCAAGGTCTACAGAAGGGATGACGACCCAACCCATTCGCCTATGTTTCACCAAGTGGAAGGGCTTGCGGTAGATAGAGACATTAGCTTTGGACACATGAAATACACTATAGAGACCTTTTTGAAAGAATTTTTTGAAGTGGATGTGCCTGTCCGTTTTAGGGCTTCTTACTTTCCTTTTACAGAGCCTTCTGCAGAAGTAGACATAGGCTGTGTTATCTGTGGTGGTAGTGGTTGTAGGGTTTGCAAGGGAAGCGGGTGGCTTGAGGTGATGGGCTGTGGCATGGTCCACCCTCAGGTCCTCAAAAACTGCCAGATAGACCCAGAGGAGTATCAGGGCTTTGCCTTTGGAATGGGTGTGGAAAGGCTCGCCATGCTCTACTTTGGCATAGACAACATAAAGCTCTTCTATGAAAACAACCTGAGGTTTCTCAAACAATTTTAG
- a CDS encoding MFS transporter codes for MLEDFTPQERKVVLSITFAVMVRMLGLFLLLPVLSPYLGTLEGATPTLIGLAIGIYGLAQAMLQIPFGYLSDKYGRKPIIFVGMITYALGSFMAGLVSNIWSMVFARFLQGFGAVSSAMVALSADLTREEVRTRAFAHIGASIGLTFALSLTVAPVLAGKFGVPFLFFLTAFLSLVATALLMLKVPEPSQRAKEREINPSLKNITLLLTDRNQLFLNFSIALTHALMVLIFTVVPYELVYLYNYPKIKHWEIYLPTIVIALAIMVPAVILAEKRGRFKEVFMLAVMFLGLSFLSFTFIENFWGIVFMVLFFFVGFNILEALVPSLLTRLTHKDLRGLSLGFFNTTQFLGAFAGGMWGGYALKHGYMYMISLALLLVSIWGLFALLWFKGLKLPPKLETTRG; via the coding sequence ATGTTAGAGGACTTCACACCACAGGAAAGGAAGGTAGTTCTTAGCATAACCTTTGCGGTTATGGTGCGTATGCTCGGTCTTTTCTTGCTTCTTCCTGTTCTTTCTCCTTACCTTGGGACTCTTGAAGGAGCTACTCCAACGCTTATTGGTCTTGCCATAGGCATATACGGTCTTGCACAAGCCATGCTTCAGATACCCTTCGGATATCTCTCCGATAAGTATGGAAGAAAGCCCATTATCTTTGTAGGCATGATTACATACGCTCTTGGGAGTTTCATGGCTGGTCTTGTTTCAAACATATGGAGCATGGTCTTTGCCCGTTTTCTACAGGGTTTTGGTGCGGTATCCTCTGCCATGGTAGCCCTTTCTGCAGACCTTACGAGGGAAGAGGTAAGGACAAGGGCTTTTGCCCACATAGGTGCTTCTATTGGACTTACCTTTGCTTTGAGTTTAACAGTAGCTCCAGTTCTTGCGGGTAAGTTTGGAGTTCCCTTTCTCTTTTTCCTTACCGCTTTTTTGAGCCTTGTGGCAACCGCATTGCTTATGCTAAAAGTTCCTGAGCCTTCCCAGAGGGCTAAAGAGCGGGAAATAAACCCATCCCTAAAAAACATCACTCTTCTCCTCACAGACAGAAACCAGCTCTTTCTTAACTTCTCCATAGCTCTGACTCATGCCCTTATGGTCCTTATATTTACCGTAGTGCCTTATGAGCTTGTTTATCTGTATAACTATCCTAAAATAAAGCATTGGGAGATATACTTACCTACGATAGTTATAGCCCTTGCCATCATGGTCCCTGCGGTAATACTTGCAGAAAAGAGAGGTAGGTTTAAAGAGGTGTTTATGCTTGCGGTTATGTTCCTTGGACTTTCTTTTCTTTCCTTTACCTTTATTGAAAACTTCTGGGGGATAGTTTTTATGGTGCTTTTCTTTTTCGTGGGCTTTAACATACTTGAGGCTCTTGTGCCGTCCCTACTTACAAGGCTAACACACAAAGACCTGAGAGGTCTTTCTCTTGGATTTTTCAACACTACCCAGTTTCTTGGAGCTTTTGCAGGTGGTATGTGGGGAGGTTATGCATTAAAGCATGGCTACATGTATATGATAAGCCTTGCACTTCTTTTGGTGTCCATATGGGGACTGTTTGCTCTTTTATGGTTTAAAGGCTTGAAACTGCCTCCAAAATTAGAAACTACAAGGGGGTAG
- a CDS encoding UDP-N-acetylmuramoyl-tripeptide--D-alanyl-D-alanine ligase, with the protein MLLTTLELAKLLGGRHIGKPASFSGFSIDSRSVQEGQLFVAIKGKVHDGHDYALQAIQKGAAGVICERELELPKDTPQIIVESALKALRRFASWKRENFKGKVVAIAGSAGKTTTKELTAFLLSKVGKVCKTPRNYNSQIGVPLSVANFEEDCDFWVVEMGASQKGDVKRLVELVKPHIRAITAIGEEHLETFGCLDDVVLGNGEVFYQMQEEDCGICPAYVSHCYHIPRKLVFGDGKFKAEDLKLSEEGVSFIVDGVQVFIPVPSLAIVENALCALVILEALGINWKGLCGHLSDFHPVEGRFRILRKQDLLLIDDAYNANPPSVRMALRSLSLFNDKKIAVLGDMLELGADSEKYHREVGRLCAELGIDVCLFFGENMRHAYEECRKRKEGCFFFKSHEQVLRWLLWNIHEKAVILFKGSRGMSMEQLVEGMINGKVC; encoded by the coding sequence ATGCTGTTAACTACTCTTGAGTTAGCTAAGCTTCTTGGAGGAAGGCATATTGGGAAGCCTGCTTCTTTTAGTGGTTTCTCAATAGACAGTAGAAGCGTGCAAGAGGGTCAGCTGTTTGTGGCAATAAAGGGCAAGGTCCACGATGGACATGACTATGCCTTGCAGGCAATTCAGAAAGGAGCGGCGGGGGTTATCTGTGAGAGAGAGCTTGAGCTACCAAAGGATACTCCTCAGATAATAGTGGAAAGTGCCTTGAAAGCTCTAAGAAGGTTTGCAAGTTGGAAGAGGGAAAACTTTAAGGGAAAGGTTGTTGCCATTGCAGGGTCTGCAGGCAAAACCACCACGAAGGAACTTACCGCCTTTTTGCTTTCTAAGGTAGGAAAGGTTTGCAAAACGCCCAGAAACTACAATTCCCAAATCGGTGTCCCTCTCTCTGTAGCTAACTTTGAAGAGGACTGTGATTTCTGGGTTGTAGAGATGGGTGCAAGCCAAAAGGGAGATGTAAAGAGGCTCGTGGAACTGGTAAAGCCACACATAAGAGCAATAACCGCCATAGGCGAAGAGCATCTTGAGACCTTTGGATGCCTTGATGATGTGGTGCTTGGAAACGGCGAAGTGTTCTACCAGATGCAGGAGGAAGATTGTGGCATATGCCCTGCTTATGTATCTCACTGCTACCATATACCCAGAAAGTTGGTTTTTGGAGATGGCAAGTTCAAAGCGGAAGACCTAAAGCTTTCCGAGGAGGGTGTGAGCTTTATAGTGGACGGAGTGCAAGTCTTTATTCCAGTGCCAAGTCTTGCGATAGTAGAGAATGCCCTCTGTGCCCTTGTCATACTTGAGGCTTTGGGTATAAACTGGAAGGGTCTTTGTGGACACCTTTCGGACTTTCACCCAGTGGAAGGTCGTTTTCGCATCCTAAGGAAGCAAGACCTACTCCTCATAGATGACGCCTACAATGCGAACCCTCCCTCTGTAAGGATGGCTCTGAGAAGTTTGAGCCTTTTCAATGATAAAAAAATTGCGGTCTTAGGTGATATGTTAGAGCTTGGAGCGGACTCTGAGAAATACCATAGGGAAGTGGGAAGGCTCTGTGCAGAGCTTGGTATAGATGTGTGTCTTTTCTTTGGAGAGAATATGAGGCATGCTTACGAAGAGTGCAGAAAGCGTAAGGAAGGGTGCTTCTTTTTTAAATCTCATGAGCAAGTTCTTCGTTGGCTTCTTTGGAATATTCATGAAAAAGCGGTTATACTTTTTAAAGGTTCAAGAGGTATGAGTATGGAGCAGTTAGTGGAGGGGATGATTAATGGCAAAGTTTGTTGA
- a CDS encoding TolC family protein, with protein sequence MRIVVFLLTLLSLALARELELREAIELAIRNNYLIKSAQRDIKAQELELKAAKGALFPRIKVEETFTRTDVPAYAFMSRLNQERITMQDFDPARLNNPKAINNFETKFTLEVPIWLGGKVQSAQKMAEYEYKAVSLEAERRKEEVIRQVYNAYMDAVLAKESIKVAEQAVEDAKEHLRLAEQMHKVGLALLSDVLRAKVYLSKAEENLQKAIRGYQTAKKGLELVVGVPLGDFEVQEVAHCPQIDINHLREKVQNRKDIKALEERLKMLEEAYRFTLSDNLPQVFAFAQYFLNSKDHPLGADGKGYLAGVSVSWTFDTGLTTLRRAQANLERRASLQERLKLLRDSALFDLNRSYAEYENALDMLRSAEDRIRASQEVLRVMELRYRNGLARMVDILDAQTELDKARLERVQAINACHKAYMDVLYNAGSVEEVKR encoded by the coding sequence ATGAGAATAGTGGTTTTCCTTCTAACGCTTTTGAGTTTGGCTCTGGCAAGGGAGCTTGAACTAAGAGAGGCTATAGAGCTCGCCATTAGAAACAATTACCTTATAAAGTCCGCACAGAGGGATATTAAGGCTCAGGAGCTGGAGCTAAAGGCGGCAAAGGGTGCTCTCTTTCCCAGAATAAAGGTGGAAGAGACCTTCACAAGAACCGATGTGCCAGCCTATGCCTTTATGAGCAGGTTAAATCAGGAAAGGATAACCATGCAGGACTTTGACCCTGCAAGACTAAACAATCCAAAGGCTATAAACAACTTTGAGACAAAGTTTACCCTTGAAGTTCCCATATGGCTTGGTGGCAAGGTGCAGTCCGCACAGAAAATGGCGGAGTATGAATACAAGGCTGTGAGCCTTGAGGCGGAAAGAAGGAAAGAAGAGGTTATAAGGCAAGTATACAACGCTTACATGGATGCGGTGCTTGCCAAAGAAAGCATAAAGGTTGCAGAGCAGGCGGTCGAAGATGCAAAGGAACATCTTAGGCTCGCAGAGCAGATGCATAAGGTTGGTCTTGCATTGCTCTCTGACGTGTTAAGAGCAAAGGTATACCTCTCAAAGGCTGAGGAAAACTTACAAAAGGCTATAAGAGGCTATCAAACCGCAAAGAAGGGTCTTGAGCTTGTGGTGGGTGTCCCTCTTGGAGACTTTGAGGTTCAAGAAGTAGCACACTGCCCACAGATAGATATAAACCATCTCAGAGAAAAGGTTCAAAACAGAAAAGACATAAAGGCTCTTGAAGAAAGGCTTAAGATGCTTGAAGAAGCCTACAGGTTTACCCTTTCAGATAACCTGCCGCAGGTTTTTGCCTTCGCTCAGTATTTCCTTAACTCAAAGGACCACCCCCTTGGTGCGGACGGCAAGGGCTATCTCGCAGGTGTAAGCGTGTCCTGGACCTTTGACACAGGGCTTACAACCCTAAGAAGGGCTCAGGCAAACTTAGAGAGGAGAGCAAGCCTTCAAGAAAGGTTAAAGCTCCTTAGGGATTCTGCCCTCTTTGACCTCAATAGGTCTTATGCGGAGTATGAAAACGCACTTGATATGCTCAGGTCCGCAGAAGACAGAATAAGGGCAAGTCAAGAGGTTTTGAGGGTTATGGAGCTAAGATATAGGAACGGACTTGCCAGAATGGTAGATATCTTAGACGCTCAAACGGAGCTTGATAAGGCAAGACTTGAAAGAGTTCAGGCAATAAACGCATGCCATAAGGCTTATATGGATGTCCTTTATAATGCAGGTTCTGTGGAGGAGGTAAAGAGATGA
- a CDS encoding efflux RND transporter periplasmic adaptor subunit gives MKGWIKYAVFVLIILAMVVWLGGFLTKKEKAGEISKEAKVVQGISIGTVEKLSEVLSPYTGQIVADKRVEVSTRIMGRVKSVLVKEGDSVRVGQLLVSIDAEDIQAQTEAVNHQIAQAEQALRSAIANYEAVRKTFERYSALLKEGAITQQEFDQVKAQFESAQAQVEQARAGVRAVQSQRQAIASNIKYANITSPVSGYVVQKRVDVGDIAVPGHPLLVVEAPPYFFEAFLPERFVGKVRIGQEYEVSVSGLGKTLRGKVVEVSPALDPATRTFRVKVRLENAEGIKSGMYTSLLIPESVDVLLVPESAIVRRFDFTGVWVVKPDNTLELRFVKLGEKRGDRVEVLSGLREGERIVIEGIEKACEGCRVGG, from the coding sequence ATGAAGGGCTGGATAAAGTATGCAGTCTTTGTTTTGATAATACTTGCCATGGTAGTCTGGCTTGGGGGATTCCTCACAAAGAAGGAAAAGGCTGGTGAAATCTCCAAAGAGGCAAAGGTGGTTCAGGGTATAAGCATTGGCACTGTGGAAAAGCTCTCAGAAGTTCTAAGTCCATATACTGGTCAGATAGTAGCGGACAAGAGAGTAGAGGTTTCCACCAGAATTATGGGAAGGGTAAAGAGCGTTCTTGTTAAGGAGGGCGATAGCGTAAGGGTTGGTCAGCTTCTTGTAAGCATAGATGCGGAAGACATTCAGGCTCAGACAGAGGCTGTAAATCATCAGATAGCTCAGGCAGAGCAGGCACTCAGGTCTGCGATTGCAAACTACGAAGCGGTGAGAAAAACCTTTGAAAGGTATTCTGCTCTCTTGAAGGAAGGAGCTATAACTCAGCAGGAGTTTGACCAAGTAAAAGCCCAGTTTGAGTCCGCACAAGCACAGGTAGAACAGGCAAGGGCGGGAGTAAGGGCAGTTCAAAGCCAAAGGCAAGCTATAGCAAGTAACATAAAGTATGCCAACATTACATCACCGGTAAGTGGTTATGTGGTTCAAAAAAGGGTAGATGTGGGAGACATTGCAGTGCCTGGTCATCCGCTCCTTGTGGTAGAAGCTCCTCCATACTTCTTTGAAGCCTTCTTACCAGAGAGGTTTGTGGGTAAGGTCAGAATAGGTCAAGAGTATGAGGTAAGCGTGTCTGGACTTGGAAAGACTTTGAGGGGTAAAGTGGTAGAAGTTTCACCTGCACTTGACCCTGCTACGAGAACCTTTAGGGTCAAGGTAAGGTTAGAGAATGCGGAAGGGATTAAGAGCGGTATGTATACAAGCCTTCTAATACCCGAAAGTGTAGATGTGCTCCTTGTCCCAGAAAGTGCTATAGTAAGACGCTTTGATTTCACGGGTGTTTGGGTAGTAAAGCCTGATAATACTCTTGAGTTGAGATTTGTAAAGCTCGGTGAGAAAAGGGGTGATAGGGTGGAAGTGCTATCGGGTCTAAGAGAGGGTGAAAGGATAGTTATTGAGGGCATAGAAAAAGCCTGCGAAGGTTGTAGGGTAGGAGGCTGA
- a CDS encoding efflux RND transporter permease subunit codes for MYGFAGRLANYFIDSKLTPVLILVSLALGLFAVITTPKEEEPQIVVPMIDIMIAYPGATPEEVERRVVAPLEKKLWELKDIEYIYSASMEGMAVVTARFYVGTNPVKALVDLNTKMMSAMDLAPPGVILPPLIKPKSIDDVPILTLTLWGKNYDYYDLRRIAEALENEIKKVQNVADVFLVGGRPRQVRIILDPQRMAAYGISPLYVAQVIQSANAQGLSGKVVQGGKEYVVRTGEFLRSKEDVENIVVGVFNSRPVYMKDIATVVDGPSEIKDYVLMGFGPQHREKGIEGVKPGELYPAVTIAVSKRIGTNAVEVAKEVLDLVEHLKGKIIPKDLNITITRNYGETAKEKADTLIKKLIIATFSVILLIAVALGFKEAIVVGIAVPVTLAIALFLSQVFGFTLNRVTLFALIFAIGILVDDAIVVVENVHRWFELKLAKTPREAIVRATDEVGNPTILATFTVIAALMPMAFVTGLMGPYMRPIPINASVAMFFSLLVAFIITPWASYILLRDKFDKEHEKHEINIKETSFWKIYSRLMVPLLTSKPKRYAFYAFTFALMGLSVGLLVTKAVVVKMLPYDNKSELQIVIDMPEGTPLEKTLEATRVIGDYISRQSIVTDYQVYVGTSSPFNFNGLVRHYYLRQGSNLADIQVNLINKDKREEQSHDFAKRIRPAVHEIAQKYGAKYVAVVEVPPGPPVLSPIVAEVYGTDLKVQQEFAREVLKVFKESKSVTDEGIYLEDPAPMLRLVVKEDKAKLAGLSKQEIVYTLHALLGGHQAGIMQNTDTEHTPIIVRFDEKYRTIDTLKMLQIPTRDGKRVPLSELVEIKEDTIPTTIYRKNLRRVVYVIGDVAGREEAPFYGILDVRSKIKNLPNPYGEVKELWMSLPLIEDGVYVKWDGEMHITLEVFRDLGLAFGVALFVMYVLILAWFKDFKIPGIIMAPIPLTLVGIIPGHLIMNAFFTATSMIGFIALAGIIVRNSILLVDFAEERIKDGVPPHLAVVEAGVIRTRPILLTAIAVIVGAFVIIFDPIFNGLAISLIFGTIGSTTLTLVLIPVMYYASKVKRMDTLPTAEEVQRDILK; via the coding sequence ATGTATGGTTTTGCAGGAAGGCTTGCTAACTACTTTATAGACTCAAAGCTAACTCCTGTCCTAATATTGGTTTCTCTCGCCTTAGGTCTATTTGCGGTTATTACCACTCCAAAGGAGGAAGAGCCACAGATAGTGGTTCCTATGATAGATATAATGATAGCCTATCCTGGTGCTACTCCTGAAGAGGTGGAGAGGAGGGTTGTGGCACCTCTTGAGAAAAAGCTTTGGGAACTGAAGGATATTGAATACATATACTCCGCCAGTATGGAAGGAATGGCGGTGGTAACCGCACGTTTTTATGTGGGCACAAACCCAGTAAAGGCTCTTGTGGACCTAAACACCAAGATGATGTCTGCGATGGACTTGGCACCCCCTGGAGTTATCCTACCACCTCTTATAAAGCCCAAGTCCATAGATGATGTGCCTATACTAACCCTTACCCTTTGGGGTAAGAACTACGACTATTATGACCTGAGGCGAATAGCTGAAGCTCTTGAGAACGAGATAAAAAAGGTTCAAAACGTGGCGGATGTTTTCTTGGTGGGAGGCAGACCAAGACAAGTTCGCATAATTCTTGACCCACAAAGAATGGCAGCTTACGGTATTTCTCCCCTCTATGTAGCTCAGGTTATACAATCCGCCAACGCACAAGGTCTAAGCGGTAAGGTAGTCCAGGGTGGGAAAGAGTATGTGGTAAGAACTGGAGAGTTTTTAAGGTCTAAGGAAGATGTGGAAAACATAGTGGTTGGTGTTTTCAATTCAAGACCAGTTTATATGAAGGATATAGCCACAGTAGTGGATGGTCCCTCTGAAATAAAAGACTACGTGCTTATGGGCTTTGGTCCTCAGCATAGGGAAAAGGGTATTGAGGGGGTAAAGCCTGGGGAGCTTTATCCTGCTGTCACCATAGCGGTCTCTAAGAGGATAGGAACCAATGCGGTAGAGGTAGCCAAGGAGGTGCTTGACCTTGTAGAACACTTAAAGGGTAAGATAATACCTAAGGACTTAAACATAACCATAACGAGAAACTACGGAGAGACCGCAAAAGAAAAGGCGGACACTCTTATAAAGAAGCTCATAATAGCCACCTTCTCTGTGATACTTCTCATTGCAGTCGCCCTTGGCTTTAAGGAAGCCATAGTGGTAGGCATCGCAGTGCCTGTAACCCTTGCCATAGCCCTATTTCTCAGTCAAGTCTTTGGCTTTACCCTAAACAGGGTTACCCTCTTTGCCCTTATCTTTGCCATAGGTATACTTGTGGACGATGCCATAGTGGTAGTGGAGAACGTGCACCGCTGGTTTGAGCTAAAGTTAGCAAAAACACCAAGAGAAGCAATAGTAAGAGCAACAGACGAGGTAGGAAACCCCACCATATTAGCAACCTTTACCGTTATCGCAGCCCTTATGCCCATGGCTTTCGTGACAGGTCTTATGGGTCCCTACATGAGACCAATACCCATAAATGCTTCTGTTGCCATGTTCTTCTCCCTGCTGGTTGCCTTTATCATAACTCCATGGGCGAGCTACATACTTTTAAGAGATAAATTTGACAAGGAACACGAAAAACACGAAATTAACATAAAGGAGACAAGCTTCTGGAAGATATACTCTCGTCTAATGGTGCCTCTACTTACAAGTAAGCCTAAAAGATATGCCTTTTATGCCTTTACCTTTGCCCTTATGGGTCTTTCGGTGGGTCTTTTGGTCACAAAAGCGGTAGTGGTTAAGATGCTACCTTATGACAACAAGAGCGAGCTTCAGATAGTCATAGACATGCCTGAGGGCACACCCCTCGAGAAAACCCTTGAAGCAACAAGAGTCATAGGAGACTACATTTCAAGACAATCCATAGTGACCGACTATCAGGTATATGTGGGAACATCCTCACCCTTTAACTTCAATGGTCTTGTAAGACACTACTATTTGCGTCAAGGTTCAAACCTTGCGGATATTCAAGTAAATCTCATAAACAAGGACAAACGCGAGGAACAGTCCCACGACTTTGCCAAGCGGATAAGACCTGCGGTTCATGAAATAGCACAAAAATACGGTGCCAAGTATGTGGCGGTTGTGGAAGTCCCACCAGGACCACCCGTGCTATCTCCCATCGTAGCAGAAGTCTACGGTACAGACCTCAAGGTCCAACAAGAGTTTGCCAGAGAAGTGCTTAAGGTATTCAAGGAGAGCAAAAGCGTAACAGATGAAGGCATATACCTTGAAGACCCTGCCCCTATGCTTAGACTTGTGGTAAAAGAAGACAAGGCAAAGTTGGCAGGTCTCTCAAAGCAGGAGATAGTTTACACGCTACATGCCCTCCTCGGAGGACACCAAGCAGGCATAATGCAGAACACGGATACAGAGCATACGCCAATAATTGTCAGGTTTGACGAAAAGTATAGAACCATAGATACGCTAAAGATGCTACAAATCCCCACAAGAGATGGCAAAAGGGTGCCCCTTTCAGAGCTTGTGGAAATAAAGGAAGACACCATTCCCACCACCATATACCGTAAAAACCTTAGGCGCGTGGTCTATGTGATAGGTGATGTGGCGGGAAGAGAAGAAGCACCCTTCTATGGCATACTTGACGTGAGGTCTAAGATAAAGAACCTGCCCAACCCCTACGGAGAGGTGAAGGAGCTTTGGATGTCTCTGCCTCTTATAGAGGATGGTGTATATGTTAAGTGGGACGGAGAGATGCACATAACCCTTGAGGTCTTCAGAGACCTTGGCTTAGCCTTTGGCGTTGCCCTTTTTGTCATGTATGTTCTCATACTGGCTTGGTTCAAAGACTTTAAGATACCAGGTATAATCATGGCACCCATACCCCTCACATTGGTGGGTATAATCCCAGGGCATCTTATAATGAATGCCTTCTTTACTGCTACCTCCATGATAGGTTTTATAGCTTTGGCTGGTATAATAGTGAGAAACTCTATCCTCTTGGTGGACTTTGCAGAAGAGAGGATAAAGGACGGAGTGCCACCTCACCTTGCGGTGGTAGAAGCAGGAGTAATAAGGACAAGACCTATTCTTCTTACCGCTATAGCGGTTATAGTGGGTGCCTTTGTTATAATCTTTGACCCCATATTCAACGGTCTTGCCATATCTCTAATATTTGGAACTATAGGCTCTACAACCCTCACCCTCGTGCTCATACCTGTGATGTATTACGCAAGCAAGGTAAAGAGGATGGATACACTGCCCACTGCGGAAGAGGTGCAAAGGGATATCCTCAAGTAA
- a CDS encoding glycine cleavage system protein H, translating into MSEVKYKGCKIPPELYYDIENQVWYRLEPDGTVVVGATDIGQTRAGRMVNVRIKAVGKHVPKGKPIASLESGKWTGPVPAVIEGEVVERNEELFDTPDLINDYPYTKGWIARLKPTNLERDLKDLVTGEEAVRKMQEYIDREGVECKGE; encoded by the coding sequence ATGAGCGAGGTAAAATACAAAGGCTGTAAAATTCCACCAGAGCTTTACTACGACATAGAAAATCAAGTATGGTATAGGCTTGAGCCAGATGGCACAGTGGTAGTTGGAGCTACAGACATAGGTCAAACAAGGGCAGGTAGAATGGTAAATGTAAGGATAAAGGCGGTAGGCAAACATGTGCCAAAGGGAAAGCCTATAGCGAGCCTTGAAAGCGGAAAGTGGACAGGACCAGTCCCAGCAGTCATAGAGGGAGAGGTGGTAGAAAGAAACGAAGAACTTTTTGACACCCCAGACCTCATAAACGACTATCCATACACCAAGGGTTGGATAGCAAGGCTAAAACCTACAAACCTTGAAAGAGACCTAAAGGACTTGGTTACTGGAGAGGAAGCGGTTAGAAAAATGCAAGAATACATAGATAGAGAGGGTGTAGAGTGTAAGGGGGAATGA
- a CDS encoding class II aldolase/adducin family protein: MEEIAVRKLKQVGKLLYTEGLVDARAGNLSARLKDKIVITRRGSHLGNLQDWDFISLPLQEEHPLSDRASSELVVHREIYLQTDYLSVVHAHPVGATLLSFERDYIEPIDSEGKGLLGRVQIIPAYPSGSLELARAVASVLRSSRLVVVRSHGVFSADLDPFYAYAHISVLERSCKILLYERGKIQRL, from the coding sequence ATGGAAGAGATAGCAGTAAGAAAACTAAAGCAGGTAGGAAAGCTCCTCTATACAGAAGGTCTTGTAGATGCAAGGGCAGGCAACCTATCAGCAAGGTTAAAGGACAAGATAGTCATAACGCGTAGAGGAAGTCATCTTGGAAACCTTCAAGATTGGGATTTTATATCCCTTCCCTTACAGGAAGAACATCCTCTTTCGGATAGAGCTTCCTCAGAGCTCGTGGTCCACAGAGAGATATACTTGCAGACAGACTACCTTTCGGTAGTGCACGCACACCCCGTTGGAGCAACCCTTTTGTCCTTTGAAAGGGACTACATAGAACCAATAGACTCCGAGGGCAAAGGCCTTCTTGGAAGGGTTCAAATAATCCCAGCCTATCCCTCTGGAAGTTTGGAGCTTGCAAGGGCGGTAGCTTCTGTTCTGAGGTCTTCAAGGCTCGTGGTGGTGAGGTCTCATGGAGTATTTTCCGCAGACCTTGACCCCTTTTATGCTTATGCTCATATTTCTGTCCTTGAGCGTTCTTGTAAAATACTCCTCTATGAGCGAGGTAAAATACAAAGGCTGTAA